The sequence below is a genomic window from Lysobacter stagni.
GCTGCAGGCTTTCGCGCTCGATGGCCTCGAAGCCGGAGCCGATGATGCATTCGGTGGAGCCGCCGCCGATGTCGATCACCAGGCGCAGCTCGCCGGGCTTGGCGGGCTGCGCGTGGGCGACGCCAAGGTAGATCAGACGCGCCTCCTCGCGGCCGGCGACGACTTCGATCGCGTGCCCCAGCGCGGTTTCGGCAGGCATCAGGAACGCCTGCGGTACCGCCAGGCGACGCACCGTGTTGGTGGCGATGGCGCGCACGCGCTGCGGCGGAATGTCGCGGATGCGCTGGCCGAAACGCGCCAGGCATTCGAGTGCGCGCTGGCGCACTTCCGGGGTGAGCCCGCCTTTGCGGTCCAGGCCCTCGGCCATGCGGACGGTTTCGCGCAGGCGGTCGACGATGCGCAGCTGGCCCAGCACGTAACGCGCCACGACCATGTGGAAACTGTTGGACCCCAGGTCCACGGCGGCGAGCAGATCGCCGTCGACGAGCGGCAGTTTGCTGGTGGGGAAGGCGTCGCTCATGCGTACATGATCCCCGTTAAGGTGAGGCGCCGTCCATCCCGGGCCGTATCGGCACCGTCAGCCGCAGATCTTGGCCAGCAGCGAGGACTGGGCCGAGTGCGGCGCGGCGCCCTCGGCAGGGGTCACCCGCTCGTAGTCGCCATCCGGCAACAGCGTCCATGCACTGCAGTTGTCGGCCAGGTAGTTCGACAGCGCCTCCTCGTACACGCGGGCTGCCAGCTCGGGCGCGAGGACCGGGAAGCCGGTCTCGATGCGCCGCAGCAGGTTGCGTTCCAGCCAGTCGGCGCTGGAGCAGAACAGGTCGGGCGAGCCGTCGTTGGCGAACCAGTAGACGCGGTGGTGCTCCAGGAAGCGTCCGACGATCGAGCGCACGCGGATGTTCTCCGAGATGCCCGGCAGGCCCGGTCGCAGCGTGCACGCGCCACGCACGATGAGGTCGATCTGCACGCCTGCCTGCGAGGCCAGGTACAGCGCACGCACCACCTGCGGTTCGTTCAGTGCGTTCATCTTGGCGATGATGCGCGCCGGCTTGCCGGCCTTGGCGTGCCTGGTCTCGCGATCGATGCGCTTGAGCACGCCGGCATGCAGGGTGAAGGGCGACTGCAGCAGGCGCTTGAGCTTGATCGTCGGCGCCAGCCCGGAGAGCTGCTGGAAGATCAGGTGCACGTCGTTGCCGATGTCCGGGTCGGCGGTGAACAGGCCAAAGTCGGTGTACAGGCGCGCGGTGCCGCTGTGGTAGTTGCCGGTGCCCAGGTGCACGTAGCGGCGCAGCTTGCGGCCTTCGCGGCGCACGATGAGCATCATCTTGGCGTGCGTCTTGTAGCCGACCACGCCGTACACCACCTGCACGCCGGCGTCCTGCAGGCGATCGGCCAGGCCCAGGTTGGCTTCCTCGTCGAAGCGCGCGCGCAGTTCGACCACCACGGTGACGTCCTTGCCGTTGCGCGCGGCCTGCACCAGCGAGTCGACGATCGATGAGTCCTTGCCCGTGCGGTACAGCGTCTGCTTGATGGCCAGCACGTTGGGATCTTCGGCCGCCTGCTTGAGCAGCTCCAGCACCGGCGCGAACGAATCGAAGGGATGGTGCAGCAGCACGTCGCCTTCGGACACCTTCTCGAACATGCCTTCCATGCTCGACAGCAGGTGAGGCTGGAACGGCGGGAATTTCAGGTCCGGCCGCTGCACCAGGTCGTAGACCTGGGTGACGCGGTTGAGGTTGACCGGGCCGTTGATCCGGTACACCGCGTTCTCGGTGAGGTCGAAGTTCTCCAGCAGCGTGCGCACGATGTCGTCGGGGCACTGCTCGGCGATCTCCAGCCGCACCGCACGCAGGTAACCACGGCCGACCAGTTCATCGCGCAGCGCGAGTGCCAGGTTCTCGACCTCGTCCTCGTCGACGATCAGTTCCGAGTTGCGGGTCACGCGGAACTGGTAGGCGCCCTTGACCTGCATGCCCGGGAACAGCTCGTCGACGAAGGCCGACAGCACGGCCGACAGGAACACGAAATCGTGCTGGCCGCCGGACACTTCTTCCGGGACCTGGATGATGCGCGGCAGTGAGCGCGGCGCGCGCACGATGGCCAGGTGCCCCTCGCGGCCGAACGCATCCTTGCCCTTGAGCACGACGACGATGTTCAGCGACTTGTTGAGGATCTTCGGGAACGGATGCGCCACGTCCAGGCCCAGCGGCGACAGCACCGGCATGATCTCGTCGCGGAAGTATTCGCGCAGCCACTGCGTCTGCTGTTCGCTCCAGCCGTCGCGGTGCATCACGCGCACGCCGGCTTCGGCCAGCGCCGGGCGCACCACGTTGTTCCAGCAGTCGTACTGCGCCTGCACCAGCTGTGCGGCGCGGTCGTGGATGCGCGAGAGCACGGTCGCCGGTGAAAGCCCATCGGGCCCCGGCGGCACGCCCAGGTCCTGCGCATGGCGCAGCGTACCGGCGCGGATCTCGAAGAATTCATCCAGGTTGGTGCAGGAGATGCACAGGTAACGCAGTCGCTCCAGCAACGGAACCTGCGGGTCCAGTGCTTGCGCCAGCACGCGGAAGTTGAAGTCCAGCTGCGACAGTTCGCGATTGAAGTACAGACTGCTGTCGCGCAGCGGATCGGATTCGAGCGTCGCGTCGACGATGGCGGCGTTCATGGCAAAGCCTCCAGGGAGTGCGCGAAATCCTCGCGCGGGCGCACGCGTTCGGCGCCGAAATGACAGGAAAAGGTACTGCCGCGCCCGACTTCGCTGGTGATCTCCAGCCTTGCCTGGTGCAGGTTCAGCACGTGCTTGACGATGGACAGCCCCAGGCCGGTGCCACCGCTTTCGCGCGAGCGGCTGGTCGAAACGCGGTAGAAGCGCTCGGTGATGCGCGGCAGATGCGCGGGCGGGATGCCATAACCGCTGTCCACCACCTCCAGCACCACGCCCTTGTCCTCGGGACGGAAGCGGATGCGGATGGTGCCGCCCGCCGGCGTGTAGCGCACGGCATTGCTGACCAGATTGGAGAACGCGCTGTGCAGTTCCTTGTTGGAGCCCCACAGGTCCACGCCCGCCGCGTCCTCAAGGATCACTTCATGACGGCCCTGGCTGAGGGCGACCGCTTCACGGCGCAGCGTCGCCAGCATCGGCGCCATCGCCACGGTTTCCTCGCCCGGCAGGCTTTCCTGCGATTCCAGGCGCGAGAGCATCAGCAGGTCCTCGACCAGCTGCGTCATGCGCTGCGATTGGCGCTGCATCTCGGCCAGCATCGGTGCCCAGTCGGGATGCTCGTCCGGGTCGAGCATGTCGAGGTAGCCGTGCACGACCGTCAGTGGCGTGCGCAGTTCGTGCGACACGTTGGCGACGAAGTCGCGGCGCATCTGTTCCAGTTGCAACAGGCGGCTGACGTCGCGCGCGACCAGCATCCACAGGTCGTCCGAGTACGGGATCAGGCGCAGGCTGAGCGTGGCGGCCGGAAGCCATGGCGAGGCGACTTCCAGCGTCTCCGCGTTGCGGCCCGATGCCAGCCAGTGTGAAAGCTGCAGCGGTTGCAGGCGTTGTGCGAGCGGCGCGCCGATGTCGCGCGGGTAGCGCAGCTGCAGCAGGCCGGTGGCCGATTCGTTGAACCACTGGATCCGCTGGCTGTTGCGTTCGACCACGACGATCGCGTCGGGCATGGCGGCGGCCGCGGCGCGGTAGGCGCGCAGCATCTCGATCAGGCGCTTCTTGCGGGCCCGCATTTCCTGCTGGCTGCGGTGGAGCAGGCGGTCCAGCTCGTTCCAGATGCCTTCGCCCAGCGGCGGTTGCAGGCGTTGGCGCGCGGTCAGGCGCAACAGCACATGGCGCAGGCGCCAGTAGTGCCAGGCGACCACGCCCAGGGCGGCCAGCGTCACTACCGGCCAGGGGTACCCGATCAACAGGCCCACGACCGCGGCCGTCGCCAGGATCAGGGCAAGCTGGCCAAGGGTGCGGAACCAGGCGGAACGGGCGCGAGGGGGCATGTCAGGCCGGGATTCGGGAGCAGGGGTGCGGAAGGGCGATGGAGCGGTGGGGCGACATCATCTGGATGGTACTGGTGTCGCCACCGGCTTTTACGACACTCCGATCCCGGTTCCCGAACCCGTGACTCACGCCTCCACCGACGCGGAGAAGCGGTAACCGGCGCCGCGCACGGTCTGCACCATGCCGTCGAGCTGATGCGGCTCCAGCGTCTTGCGCAGGCGGCGGATGTGCACGTCGACCGTGCGCTCCTCCACGTAGACGCTGCCGCCCCATACGTGATCGAGCAGCTGCGTGCGTGTATAGACGCGCTCGGGGTGGGTCATGAAGAAGTGCAGCAGGCGGTATTCGGTGGGGCCGATCTGCACCGGCTGGTCGCCCTCGGCGACGTGGGCGAACACGCGGTGCGCCGCGCCGTCGATGCGCAAGGGACCGACCGCGACGCTGCCGTCCTCGTCGTCCTCGCGCGAGCGGCGCAGCACCGCGCGGATGCGGGCCAGCAGTTCGCGTGCGGAGAAGGGCTTGACCACGTAGTCGTCCACGCCGGCTTCCAGGCCGCCGACACGGTCGTTTTCCTCACCGCGGGCGGTGAGCATGATGATCGGGATCTCGCGGGTGAGCTGGTCCTTGCGCCAGCGGCGGGCGAGCTCCAGGCCGCTGGTGCCGGGCAGCATCCAGTCCAGGAGGATCAGGTCGGGCACACGGTCGGCGATGGCGGCCTGCGCCTCGCGTGCGTCGCCGGCATGCACCGGCTCGTATTCGCCCTTGCGCAGCGCAAAGGACACCATGTCACGGATGGCGGGTTCGTCTTCGACGATCAGGATGCGCTTCTGCACGCGCGGTCACCGGGGAGCGGAGGAGGGGGCCTTCGGAAGCCGCGTCAGTACACTACCGTTTTATGACGGGCGCATGACACCGTCATCCCCGCGGCGCCACAGGCGTTCAGCGCCGTCCCAGTTCCTCGTCGCGCACGCCCTGGCGCTTGAGTTCCAGCACCGTCGGCGTGATCGCGGCGATGCGCGCCTCGATCCGGGCGCGGGCGTAGTAGTCCAGGTCCGCGCGACGCTTCAGCGTATTCAGCTGGACCAGCGCCTGTTCCGGGCGACCGTTCAGATAGGCCGCTTCGGCATAGGCCTCGCCGGCACGGACCGGGTCGCCGGCGATCTCGCAGGTCCGCGCGAACAGACGCTGGAAGATCGCGTCGTTGGCGGAGCTGCCCAGCAGCGGGCGCAGGATGGCCTGGGCACGCTTGCCGGCCTCCGCGGTGTTGCGCTCGGCCAGGACATCGGCGTAGGTGAGCACGACGGCGCGGTTGGTCGGGGTCTGGCGCAGCAGGCTCTCGAAACGCGCATCGGCCGACGCCGCGCGACCGCTCTTGGCTTCGGCCTCGGCCAGGGCCAGGGTGAGCCAGGTGTCGCCGGGGTGGCGCTGCAGCAGCGTGTTGAGTTCGGTGGCGGCCGCCGGGGCCTGGCTGGCTTTCAGGCGCGCGAAGGCCAGGCCGTAGCGCTGGGCGTCGCTGCGCTTGCTCTCGTCGCCCATGCGCTCGTACTCGCGGATGGCGTCGGCGGGGGTGTTCGCGCTGAGTACGCGCAGGCGTTCGCGGGCGTAGTCGAAGCGCCCGGTGCCGCCGGCACCCGAGGCGGCGCCGGCGAGGTTGGCGGTCAGGCCGGGCGGCAACAGCGGGTTGACCGTGCCCTCGCTGGGGAACTGCGGGCGCGGGGCGCTTTCCTTGTTGCACTGGGCCGGGCCGTCCGGATCGCGCACGCACACCTCGCTGGTGCCACGCTCGCGGCGGATGCGTGCCGCGCGCTCCTTGGCCTCGGTGATGCGGGTGATGGTGACCGGGTGCGTCATCAGCCAGTCCGGCGATTCGCCCCAGTAGTTGGCGCCGTTGCTGCGCGAGCGCGCCTGCATGATGGTGAAGAAGTCGGCCATCGCCTCCGGGTCGTAATCGCTGCGTGCCAGCGTCTGGATGCCCAGGCGGTCGGCCTCGGATTCGTTGGAGCGCGTGTAGTCGATCTGGCGCTGCTGCATCAGGCCCATCGCGCCGGCCATGGCCGCCTGCGCGGCATCGTCGGAGGAATTGCCGCCGGCGGCCTGCGCCGCGACGATCGCGCCCAGCATCGCCAGCAGGATCGGCAACTGGTCGCGCTGGGCGCGCTCGGCGCCGCGCAGCACGTGCTGCTGCGTGACGTGCGCGATTTCGTGCGACAGGACGCCCGCGACTTCATCCTCGCGATCGGCCGCCAGGATCAGGCCGGAGTTCACGCCGATGTAGCCGCCCAGGGTGGCGAACGCGTTGATCTGGCGCTCGCGCAGCATGAAGAAGGTGAAGGGCTGGCGTGGCCGGTCGCTGTTCGCGGCCAGACGCGTGCCCAGGGTGTCGAGCCAGCTGTCGATCAGCGGGTCTTCTAAGAGGTAGTCGTAATGGCGCAGCTGCGCCAGCATCATCGCGCCGTATTCCTCCTGCTGGCGCGGCGTCAGCAGTTCACCGGCCGACGAACCGATGTCGGGCAGGTTGGCTTCCTGCGCCGGCGCGCAGACGCTGGCGACAGCGAGGGTGAGGGCAGCGGTGAGCAGGGCGATGCGACGCAAATGGAAGGTCCCTCTGTAGCCGGTCGGGCTCCCGCAGGATGCGGCGGTAGGCCCGGACCGGGATGAATCGCCGTTTAATCCAGCCGGCGGGATGCGATCCTGCGCGCATCCACGTTACGGCAGTGTTCCGCAGGCGGGGTGGAAATGCCTGCGTCGCGAGCCCATATTCGACCACAGCCGCATCCGCGAGTTCACACGCAGGAGTTCCGCTTGAGCAGTACCGCTTCCACCCCCGTCGCCGACACCGCCGCCAAGGGCCCCGAGATCGTCATCTATACCACCGCGATCTGCCCGTATTGCGTCGCCGCCAAGAACTTCCTGAAGAGTAAAGGGCGCGAGTGGACCGAGGTCCGCATCGACCTGGAGCCGGCAGAGCGCGAAAAGATGGTCGCCCGCGCACGGCGCACCAGCGTCCCGCAGATCTTCATCGGCGATACCCACGTGGGCGGGTACGACGACATGATCGCGCTGCATCGCTCCGGCGGGCTGGAACCGCTGCTGGCGGGCTGACACCGCATCACCATTGGATGCCTTCCCGGAACGGGTGGGCCTCCGGACGCGTGACGCATGTGCGTCCGCGGGACGATTACCCCTTGGCCTTCCCGCCGCTGCGCCCGCGCGACGTAAGGCCGTCCTTCTCCGAAACATGAACCCGGGATCCCCATGAGCACCGAAAACGACCGCGTCGCCGAATTCACCGCCTTCCGCAAGCGCATGAACGAACGCATCCTGGCCGAGCCCAACCAGGTCGTGCGCCGTTTCTTCGCGCTGGACACGCAGACCTACCAGGCCGGCGCGCTGGACGTGAAGACCAAGGAACTGCTGGGCCTGGTGGCTTCCATGGTGCTTCGTTGCGACGACTGCATCAGCTACCACGTCGCCCAGTGCAAGGAAGCGGGCGTGAACCGCGACGAGATGTTCGAGGCGTTCTCGGTCGGGCTGGTCGTCGGCGGCTCGATCGTGATCCCCCACCTGCGCCGTGCGGTCGATTTCCTGGACCGTCTGGAGCAGGGCGAGGCGACCGCTCCGGACGGCCACGACCACGGCTGACCGGGCGCCTGAACCCGCTCAGGGCCGGGCCGGGGACCGGAACGGCCGGCAGGCGCGCCTCCGCAAAGCCCGCTACGGCGGGCTTTCGACCAAAGTCCAGCGAAGCCGGATCTGCAGGCGCAGGCCGCTTCCGGCATAATTCTCCGGCTAACCATCCGGCGCCGTACCGCAGCGCGCCCTCAGCTGGAAGAAGAAGATCCCCTATGACGCAGACGATTACGGTCATCCGTGGCGACGGTATCGGCCCGGAAATCATGGATGCCACCTTGCACGTGCTGGACTCGATGAACCTCGGGTTGCAGTACGAATTCGCCGATGCCGGCCTGGTCGCCCTGGAAAAGCACGGTGAACTGCTGCCGCAGGCCACGCTGGATTCCATCCGCAAGAACCGCATCGCGCTGAAGTCGCCGCTGACCACGCCGGTGGGCGAGGGCTTCTCCTCGATCAACGTCGAACTGCGCAAGCGCTTCGACCTGTACGCCAACGTGCGTCCGGCCAAGTCGTTCCCGAACACCAAGTCGCGCTTCGCCGACGGCGTGGACCTGATCACCGTGCGCGAGAACACCGAAGGCGCGTACATCGGTGAAGGCCAGTCCCTCTCGGAAGACGGCGAAACCGCGCTTTTGACGCAGAAGGTGACCCGTCGCGGCTCCGAGCGCATCGTGCGCTATGCCTTCGAGCTGGCCCGCCGCACCGGCCGCAAGAAGGTCACGGTCGTGCACAAGGCCAACATCCTCAAGTCGACCTCGGGCCTGTTCCTCAAGACCGCGCGTGCGGTGGCGACGGAATATCCGGACATCGAGTGCAACGAGATGATCGTGGACAACACCTGCATGCAGCTGGTGATGCGTCCGGAGCAGTTCGACATCATCGTCACCACCAACCTGTTCGGCGACATCATCTCCGACCTGTGCGCCGGCCTCGTCGGCGGCCTGGGCCTGGCGCCGGGCGCGAACATCGGCACCGATGCGGCGATCTTCGAAGCCGTGCACGGCACCGCGCCGGACATCGCCGGCCAGGGCAAGGCCAATCCGTGCGCGCTGCTGCTGGGCGCGGCGCAGATGCTCGACCACCTGGGCCTGCCGGAAAAGGCGACGAAGCTGCGCGAGGCGATCATCGCCACGCTCGAAGCCAAGGACTCGCTGACGCCGGATCTGGGCGGCACGGGCAATACGCTGTCGTTCGCCAAGGCGATCGCCAGCCGTATCTGATCGGCCTGCACGCCTGATCTTCCGGACGGGGCGCCTTCGGGCGCCCCGTTCTGTTTCGGACGGCCGTACTGGGCGAGACTGGCCGCGCGCATGCTCGGCCTGTGTTCCGCCCATGGCGTCGACACCACCGCCTGCGGACGGCAGAATTCGCGCGCTTTTATTTCATTCGGATGGAAAGATGAACCAAACGGTCCGGCCGAGCGCCCTGGCGCTGACGCCACTGCTGGTGTTTCTGGGCCTGTTCTTCGGCGCCGGCCTGTATTTCACCAGCCACGGCGAGGCCATGGGCTTCTACCAGCTGCGCGCGCCGGTGGCGATCCTGCCGGCGCTGGCGCTGGCGGCGTTCATCGCCTGGCGTCGCGGCCTGAAGCCGCTGGAAACGCTGCTGTCGGGCATGGGCGACCACAACGTCGTGCTGATGTGCCTGATCTTCCTGCTGGCCGGTGGCTTCGTGGAGGTGTCCAAGGCCATCGGCGCGGTGGACGCCATCGTCGCGCTGGGCATCGGTCACGTGCATCCGGCGTTGCTGCTGCCGGGCCTGTTCGTCGTCGCCGGGTTCATCTCGTTGTCGCTGGGCACCTCGATGGGCACCATCGCCGCGGTCGCGCCGATCGCGCTGGGCGTGTCGGATGCCTCCGGGCTGGATCGCGCGCTGGTGCTGGGCGCCGTGATCGGCGGCGCCACCTTCGGCGACAACCTGTCGGTGATCTCCGACACCGCCATCGTCGCCAGCCGTACGCAGGGCTGCACGATGCGCGAGAAATTCCGCGAGAACCTCAAGTTCGCGCTGCCCGCCGCGCTGATCACGGTGGTCGCGCTGGGCTTCATCGGCGAGACCGCGCCGGTTCAGAACCTGGATCCGGTGTCGCCCTGGCTGATCGTGCCGTACATCATCGTCCTCGGCTTGGCGTTGGCGGGCGTCGACGTCATCATCGTGCTCGGCCTGGGTCTGGTGATCGCCGGACTGTTCGGCGCGTTCTTCACCGACGAGTTCGGCGTGGCCGCTTACGCGACCCACATCTGGGAAGGCTTCGAGAGCATGGTGGAAATCACCCTGCTGTCGCTGCTGGTCGGCGGCCTGGGCGCGCTGATGAAAGCCACCGGCGGCCTTGCGTGGCTGGCCACGGTAATCGGGCGTTTTGCACGCGGGCACCGCAGCCGCCGCGCGGGAGAAATCAGCATCGCCACGCTGTCGGCGACCACGGACGTCTTCACCGCGAACAACACCGTGGCCATCCTCATCAGCGGCGGCCTGGCGCGCGACATCGCGCAGCAGCACGGCGTTCCTCCGGCGCGTGCGGCCAGCGTGCTCGACATTTTCGCGTGCGTGACCCAGGGCGTGCTGCCGTACGGCGCGCAGATCCTGCTGGCGGCATCGCTGGGTTCGGTGTCGCCGATCGCGCTTGCCGGCAGCGTGTATTACAGCTGGGTGCTCGGCGCCATCACGCTGGTCGCGATGTTGTGGCCCTCCCGCAAGCCCGAACCGGTGCATTCCGACGCGGCCCCCTGAGGGCCTCGACGAAAAAGGGCGCGGAGTGATCCGCGCCCTTTTCGTTTACGGGATGTCGCCGCTCAGTTGCGCGATTGCAGCTTCGAGAGCAGGCGCAGGAATTCGATGTACAGCCACACCAGCGTGACCATCAGGCCGAACGCCGCATACCACTCCATGTACTTGGGCGCATTCTGCTCGACGCCGCTTTCGATGAAGTCGAAATCGAGCACCAGGTTCAGTGCCGCAATCACCACCACGAACAGGCTGAAACCGATGCCGATCAGGCCGGACTCGTGGATGTACGGTACGCGCACGCCGAAGAAGCTGAGCGCGATCGTCACCAGGTAGACCAGGGCGATGCCGCCGGTCGCGGCGACCACGCCGAGCTTGAAGTTCTCCGTGGCCTTGATCAGCCCCGAACGGTAGGCGAAGAGCAGGGCGAACAGGGTGCCGAAGGTCAGCATCACCGCCTGCATCACGATGCCCGGGAAGCGGTGTTCGAAGATCGCCGAGATCGCGCCGAGGAAGAAGCCCTCGGTCAGCGCGTACATCGGCGCCGTCACCGGGGCCCATTCCTTCTTGAAGATCGTCACCATGGCGAACACGAGGCCGCCGATGATCCCGCCCCAGATGTACGGGCCGGCGCCGACCGCACCGGATTCGGTGAACTGCACCTGGCTCCAGGCGAAGGCCGCCGTGATCACGCACAGCAGCAGCAGCGCGCCGGTCTTGTTGACCGTTCCGTTCAGCGTCATCGCGTCGCCGTCGCGGCGGACCACCGTGCCGCTGGCCAGGTCCAGAAACGTGCTTTCCTTCAACGCGGGATTGCCGCTGCGTCCGATCATTGCCTTCCCCTGTTCCGTGGTGAATTGGAGGGGTGAGGATACAACGCACTCCCACGGCGCCTGCCATGCGTTGACAGCGCCGTGCGGTCCGACCACACTATCCGACCTTTCGCGGCGTTGGCGCGCAACGGAAGTCCCGGCTTCGGGGTATAGCTCAGCCTGGTAGAGCGCCAGCTTTGGGAGCTGGATGTCGTGGGTTCGAATCCCTCTGCCCCGACCATCCGGATCGACGTGGCGGTTTTCGACCGGGCTGTGCCGGCGGTGGTGTCAGTTAAGATGTGCGACTGGCGCCCGTAGCTCAACCGGATAGAGCACCGGCCTTCTAAGCCGGTGGTTGTGGGTTCGAGTCCCGCCGGGCGCGCCAGTTGCGTGACACGTTTTATGGTGGCTGTAGCTCAGTTGGTTAGAGTACTGGATTGTGATTCCAGTTGTCGGGGGTTCGAGTCCCCTCAGCCACCCCAGATTGTTGGCGAAGCACGATTTTGTTGTTATAGTTTCGCTTCTGTTGTTCCGGGCCGTTAGCTCAGTTGGTAGAGCAGTTGACTCTTAATCAATAGGTCCAAGGTTCGAATCCTTGACGGCCCACCAATCCCGGAAAAGCACCTGGTCCCCCAGGTGCTTTTTTCTTTTGCGCGGTCGCGTCCTAGAATGCCGCCGCGGTTAGCGTCAGGGACCGCTCGAAGCGAAAGTGGCGGAATTGGTAGACGCCCTGGATTTAGGTTCCAGTGCCGCAAGGCGTGCGGGTTCGAGTCCCGCCTTTCGCACCAATCCGGGAACGCCGCCGCCTTGCCGCGGCGCCTCCTGCCGCGCTGGCGGCGAGGCCGATAATCGGCGAAACTACTGCGTTCCGCTGGCCGGCGAGCTGATCGCCGCGGCTGCGGTCGGACAGGATCATCAACATCGTGCCGTGGCCGGGGCGCCGCGGTGGCAGGAGTGGATATGCAAGTTTCGGTCGAATCGCTCGGCACCCTCGAACGCCGCATGACTTTCAGCCTTCCGGCGGACCGCCTGGAAGCTCAGGTCGACGGCCGCCTGCGCGAGATTTCGCGTGGCGCGAAGATCAAGGGTTTCCGCCCCGGCAAGGTGCCGGCCAAGGTGATCGAGCAGCGCTTCGGCGCGCAGGTCCGTGCCGAGGTCCTTGACGGACTGCTGCGCGAGGGCTTCAGCAACGCCGTGCGCCAGGAGTCGTTGCAGATCGCCGGCAACCCGCAGATCGTCCCGGCAGCGGACACCGCTGACCAGCTGTCGTACGTGGCGACCTTCGAAGTCGTTCCGGACTTCGGCGACGTCGACGTGACCAAGCTCAACGTCGTGCGCCACACCTCGGAAGTCTCCGCGGCGGACATCGACGCGATGATCGAGAACCTGCGCATGCAGCGCCGCAGCTGGAACCCGGTCGAGCGCGAAGCCGCCACCGGCGATGCGGTCGAGATCGAAACCTGGTCGCAGGCCGGCGACGAGCGCCTGCCCGCCGAAGGCGTCGAGCGTGGTGCCACCGTGCTGGGTTCGGCCGCCATGTTCCCGGCCATCGAAGCCGCGCTGGTCGGCATGAAGGCCGGCGACGAGAAGGTCGCCGACATCGAATTCCCGACCGACTGGCGCGTGCCGCAGTTCGCCGGCCGCACGGTCGCGGTGAACCTGAAGGCCACCCGGGTGTCCGAGTCGGTCCTGCCGGAAGTCGATGCGGCCTTCATCAAGAGCTTCGGCGTGCGCAGCGGCGACGTGGACCAGTTCCGCGCCGACATCCGCTCGAACCTGGAGCGCGAGCTCAAGGGCGCGCTGATGACGCGCCTGCGCCGCGAAGTCGGCGAGCAGCTGATCGCGGTCTACTCGCACGTCGAGATGCCGCCCAAGCTGGTCGAGGGCGAAGCCCGTGGCATGGCCGCGCAGGCCATCGAGACGGCCCGACGTCAGGGCCGTGCCGTCGGTGAGATCCCGGCCGATGCGCACGCCGGCTTCATGGACGCTGCGCGCAAGCGCGTCCTGGTCGGCCTGCTCGTGGGCGAGATCGCCCGCCGCAACGAGCTGCGCCTGGATCCCAAGCGCGTCACCGAGACCATGAACCTCATCGCCTCGACCTACGAGGAGCCGCAGCAGGTCATCGACCTGTACCGCAACGATGCGCAGCTGATGGCCGGGCTGCAGGCCCGCGTGATGGAAGAGCAGG
It includes:
- the tig gene encoding trigger factor, which gives rise to MQVSVESLGTLERRMTFSLPADRLEAQVDGRLREISRGAKIKGFRPGKVPAKVIEQRFGAQVRAEVLDGLLREGFSNAVRQESLQIAGNPQIVPAADTADQLSYVATFEVVPDFGDVDVTKLNVVRHTSEVSAADIDAMIENLRMQRRSWNPVEREAATGDAVEIETWSQAGDERLPAEGVERGATVLGSAAMFPAIEAALVGMKAGDEKVADIEFPTDWRVPQFAGRTVAVNLKATRVSESVLPEVDAAFIKSFGVRSGDVDQFRADIRSNLERELKGALMTRLRREVGEQLIAVYSHVEMPPKLVEGEARGMAAQAIETARRQGRAVGEIPADAHAGFMDAARKRVLVGLLVGEIARRNELRLDPKRVTETMNLIASTYEEPQQVIDLYRNDAQLMAGLQARVMEEQVIDWIAERAQHTEQPMSFNEAIRQ
- a CDS encoding isocitrate dehydrogenase; amino-acid sequence: MTQTITVIRGDGIGPEIMDATLHVLDSMNLGLQYEFADAGLVALEKHGELLPQATLDSIRKNRIALKSPLTTPVGEGFSSINVELRKRFDLYANVRPAKSFPNTKSRFADGVDLITVRENTEGAYIGEGQSLSEDGETALLTQKVTRRGSERIVRYAFELARRTGRKKVTVVHKANILKSTSGLFLKTARAVATEYPDIECNEMIVDNTCMQLVMRPEQFDIIVTTNLFGDIISDLCAGLVGGLGLAPGANIGTDAAIFEAVHGTAPDIAGQGKANPCALLLGAAQMLDHLGLPEKATKLREAIIATLEAKDSLTPDLGGTGNTLSFAKAIASRI
- a CDS encoding Bax inhibitor-1/YccA family protein; its protein translation is MIGRSGNPALKESTFLDLASGTVVRRDGDAMTLNGTVNKTGALLLLCVITAAFAWSQVQFTESGAVGAGPYIWGGIIGGLVFAMVTIFKKEWAPVTAPMYALTEGFFLGAISAIFEHRFPGIVMQAVMLTFGTLFALLFAYRSGLIKATENFKLGVVAATGGIALVYLVTIALSFFGVRVPYIHESGLIGIGFSLFVVVIAALNLVLDFDFIESGVEQNAPKYMEWYAAFGLMVTLVWLYIEFLRLLSKLQSRN
- a CDS encoding Na+/H+ antiporter NhaC family protein, with translation MNQTVRPSALALTPLLVFLGLFFGAGLYFTSHGEAMGFYQLRAPVAILPALALAAFIAWRRGLKPLETLLSGMGDHNVVLMCLIFLLAGGFVEVSKAIGAVDAIVALGIGHVHPALLLPGLFVVAGFISLSLGTSMGTIAAVAPIALGVSDASGLDRALVLGAVIGGATFGDNLSVISDTAIVASRTQGCTMREKFRENLKFALPAALITVVALGFIGETAPVQNLDPVSPWLIVPYIIVLGLALAGVDVIIVLGLGLVIAGLFGAFFTDEFGVAAYATHIWEGFESMVEITLLSLLVGGLGALMKATGGLAWLATVIGRFARGHRSRRAGEISIATLSATTDVFTANNTVAILISGGLARDIAQQHGVPPARAASVLDIFACVTQGVLPYGAQILLAASLGSVSPIALAGSVYYSWVLGAITLVAMLWPSRKPEPVHSDAAP